A region of Salvelinus alpinus chromosome 6, SLU_Salpinus.1, whole genome shotgun sequence DNA encodes the following proteins:
- the LOC139577580 gene encoding large ribosomal subunit protein eL36 isoform X2 yields MAIRYPMAVGLSKGHPVTKNVTAPKHARRRGRLTKHSKFVRDMIREVCGFAPYERRAMELLKVSKDKRALKFIKKRIGTHIRAKRKREELSNVLAAMRKAAAKKD; encoded by the exons ATGGCTATCAGGTATCCTATGGCCGTGGGCCTTAGTAAAGGCCACCCAGTAACCAAGAATGTGACAGCACCGAAACATGCTCGTAGGCGAGGG CGTCTGACCAAGCACAGCAAGTTCGTGCGTGACATGATCCGTGAGGTGTGCGGCTTCGCCCCCTACGAGAGACGCGCCATGGAGTTGCTGAAAGTTTCCAAGGACAAGCGTGCCCTCAAGTTCATCAAGAAGAGG ATTGGAACTCACATCCGCgccaagagaaagagggaagagctCAGCAATGTTCTGGCTGCCATGAGGAAAGCCGCTGCCAAGAAGGATTAA
- the LOC139577580 gene encoding large ribosomal subunit protein eL36 isoform X1, which yields MFYILLKTLMTQHPPLSVLSGLSAIKENMAIRYPMAVGLSKGHPVTKNVTAPKHARRRGRLTKHSKFVRDMIREVCGFAPYERRAMELLKVSKDKRALKFIKKRIGTHIRAKRKREELSNVLAAMRKAAAKKD from the exons ATGTTTTACATTTTATTAAAAACCCTCATGACCCAGCATCCACCGCTAAGCGTTCTTTCCGGTTTGTCCGCCATTAAAGAAA ACATGGCTATCAGGTATCCTATGGCCGTGGGCCTTAGTAAAGGCCACCCAGTAACCAAGAATGTGACAGCACCGAAACATGCTCGTAGGCGAGGG CGTCTGACCAAGCACAGCAAGTTCGTGCGTGACATGATCCGTGAGGTGTGCGGCTTCGCCCCCTACGAGAGACGCGCCATGGAGTTGCTGAAAGTTTCCAAGGACAAGCGTGCCCTCAAGTTCATCAAGAAGAGG ATTGGAACTCACATCCGCgccaagagaaagagggaagagctCAGCAATGTTCTGGCTGCCATGAGGAAAGCCGCTGCCAAGAAGGATTAA